The following proteins are co-located in the Mesorhizobium australicum WSM2073 genome:
- a CDS encoding amino acid permease, which translates to MTTPDHSDKSEDTKILHSMGYAQELARRMSGFSNFAISFSIICILAGGITSFPLAMATGSGFEATIGWVIGGVFALVVAASLGQIGSAYPTAGGLYHWSSILGGRGWGWATAWINLLGLIFVVASVNVGVYLLFQGLVAGPIFGWDTSAWGFWQQTAAVVLITVTQGLFNHLGIKTTTMLTDFSGYLILVVAVVLTLTFLIWGAHGFDLARLTTFVNTTGDLGGGYVPTARTALVAFLIGLLYPLYTITGFDASAHTAEETHNARVAVPRGMIHAVLWSLVFGFVMAVSFVLASPDLVATAKDGGNAWFNLFNNLPAPTWLKALLGIAIVLSNYLCALAGLTSTSRMIFAFSRDGGLPGSSLWKQVSPTWRTPVPAIWLGVVLSIAATLYSPAFAALAAGCALFLYVSYAMPIAAGLLAEGKSWTEFGPFRLGIWSKPFAVITVLGVLVLMYAGIQPPFDILINYAIGLIVLLVVLWFAVENRRFQGPPIGETAIAKRRAIIAAAEKAVGESA; encoded by the coding sequence ATGACAACACCTGATCACTCTGACAAGTCGGAGGACACAAAAATCCTCCACAGTATGGGCTACGCCCAGGAATTGGCGCGCCGCATGAGCGGCTTCTCCAACTTCGCCATTTCCTTCTCGATCATCTGCATTCTGGCGGGCGGCATTACGTCTTTCCCGCTGGCCATGGCGACCGGCAGCGGTTTCGAGGCGACCATCGGCTGGGTCATCGGCGGCGTCTTTGCGCTCGTGGTCGCGGCGTCTCTCGGCCAGATTGGATCGGCCTATCCGACAGCCGGCGGCCTCTATCACTGGTCCTCGATCCTGGGCGGACGCGGCTGGGGCTGGGCCACGGCCTGGATCAACTTGCTCGGCCTGATCTTCGTCGTCGCTTCGGTGAATGTCGGCGTCTACCTGCTGTTTCAGGGGCTCGTTGCTGGCCCGATCTTCGGCTGGGACACATCGGCCTGGGGCTTCTGGCAACAGACGGCGGCAGTCGTCTTGATTACAGTTACCCAAGGTCTGTTCAATCATCTCGGCATCAAGACGACGACGATGTTGACCGATTTTTCCGGCTACCTCATCCTCGTTGTCGCGGTCGTGCTGACGCTGACCTTCCTGATCTGGGGCGCGCATGGCTTCGATCTCGCGCGGCTGACGACTTTCGTCAACACGACCGGCGATCTCGGTGGTGGCTATGTTCCGACGGCCCGCACCGCACTCGTGGCCTTCCTGATTGGCCTTCTCTACCCGCTTTACACGATCACCGGCTTTGACGCCTCCGCGCATACCGCCGAGGAAACGCACAATGCCCGCGTCGCTGTGCCCAGAGGCATGATCCACGCGGTCCTCTGGTCTCTCGTCTTCGGTTTCGTCATGGCGGTCTCCTTTGTCCTTGCCAGCCCCGATCTCGTGGCGACCGCCAAGGACGGCGGCAATGCCTGGTTCAACCTGTTCAACAATCTGCCGGCGCCAACCTGGCTCAAGGCTCTGCTCGGCATCGCCATCGTGCTGTCGAACTATCTGTGCGCGCTAGCAGGGCTCACTTCGACCTCGCGCATGATCTTTGCCTTTTCGCGTGACGGAGGTCTGCCGGGGTCTTCTTTATGGAAGCAGGTTTCGCCGACCTGGCGCACGCCCGTCCCGGCCATCTGGCTCGGCGTCGTTCTGTCGATTGCCGCCACGCTCTATTCGCCGGCTTTCGCGGCGCTGGCAGCCGGCTGCGCACTCTTCCTCTATGTCTCCTACGCCATGCCGATCGCGGCCGGACTTCTTGCGGAAGGAAAGAGCTGGACCGAGTTCGGACCATTCCGGCTCGGCATCTGGTCAAAGCCGTTCGCCGTCATCACCGTGCTTGGTGTTCTGGTGTTGATGTATGCCGGCATCCAACCGCCCTTCGACATCTTGATCAACTATGCGATCGGATTGATCGTTCTGCTTGTCGTTTTGTGGTTTGCCGTCGAGAACCGCCGCTTCCAGGGGCCGCCCATCGGCGAGACGGCAATCGCCAAGCGCAGGGCGATCATCGCAGCGGCCGAAAAGGCCGTCGGCGAATCCGCCTAA
- a CDS encoding glutamine synthetase family protein — MAGSFSFDQLKKAVSSGEIDTVLACIVDMQGRLAGKRFLAQYFVDSAHDETHGCNYLLAADIDMEPVPGYKAASWSKGYGDFVMKPDLATLRRIPWLEKTALVICDVLDHHTHDDLPHSPRAILKKQVKRLSERGYIGYFASELEFYLFNETYDSARKKHWQGLDTASPYIGDYQIGITTKEEGVMRRLRNEMEAAGIPIENSKGEWGPGQEEINVRYAEALDMADRHVILKNGAKEIAESEGKAISFMSKYNYGLAGNSSHIHNSLWSADGKTPLFFDRQADWTLSTLGQQWAAGQLKYAKEFTWFLAPYINSYKRFQAGTFAPTKIMWSEDNRTAGFRLCGEGTKGIRMECRIGGADLNPYLAFAALIAAGLAGIDEKLELQKPFVGDAYQASRLPEIPKTLRDATETLAKSKMLKQALGEDVLEHYVHTAKWEQFEYDRRITDWELHRGFERY; from the coding sequence ATGGCCGGAAGTTTCTCGTTCGATCAGTTGAAGAAAGCGGTCTCCAGCGGCGAGATCGACACGGTGCTGGCATGCATTGTCGACATGCAGGGCCGGTTGGCGGGAAAGCGGTTCCTGGCGCAATACTTCGTCGATTCCGCGCATGACGAGACGCATGGCTGCAACTACCTGCTGGCGGCCGACATCGATATGGAGCCGGTGCCGGGCTACAAGGCGGCAAGCTGGTCGAAGGGCTATGGCGACTTCGTCATGAAGCCGGACCTGGCGACGCTGCGGCGCATTCCCTGGCTGGAAAAGACGGCGCTCGTCATTTGCGACGTGCTCGACCACCACACCCATGACGACCTGCCGCATTCGCCGCGCGCCATCCTGAAGAAGCAGGTCAAGCGGCTGAGCGAGCGCGGCTATATCGGCTATTTCGCTTCCGAGCTCGAATTCTATCTGTTTAACGAAACCTACGATTCCGCCCGCAAGAAGCATTGGCAGGGGCTCGATACAGCCTCGCCCTATATTGGCGACTACCAGATCGGCATCACCACCAAGGAAGAAGGCGTCATGCGCCGGCTTCGCAACGAGATGGAAGCCGCCGGTATTCCGATCGAGAATTCCAAGGGCGAGTGGGGTCCGGGCCAGGAAGAGATCAATGTGCGCTACGCCGAGGCGCTCGACATGGCCGACCGCCACGTCATCCTGAAGAACGGCGCCAAGGAGATTGCCGAGTCCGAAGGCAAGGCGATTTCCTTCATGTCCAAGTATAATTACGGTCTCGCCGGCAATTCGAGCCACATCCACAATTCGCTGTGGAGCGCGGACGGCAAGACGCCGCTGTTCTTCGACAGACAAGCCGACTGGACCTTGTCGACGCTCGGCCAGCAATGGGCGGCCGGGCAGCTGAAATACGCCAAGGAATTCACCTGGTTCCTGGCGCCCTACATCAATTCCTACAAGCGCTTCCAGGCCGGCACTTTCGCGCCGACCAAGATCATGTGGAGCGAAGACAACCGCACCGCCGGCTTCCGCCTGTGCGGCGAGGGCACCAAGGGCATCCGCATGGAATGCCGCATCGGCGGCGCCGACCTCAATCCCTATCTCGCCTTCGCGGCGCTGATCGCGGCCGGCCTCGCCGGTATCGACGAGAAGCTGGAATTGCAGAAGCCTTTCGTCGGCGACGCCTATCAGGCTTCTCGTTTGCCGGAAATTCCAAAGACGCTGCGCGACGCGACCGAGACGCTGGCGAAATCGAAGATGCTGAAACAGGCGCTCGGCGAGGATGTGCTCGAGCACTATGTCCACACAGCGAAGTGGGAGCAGTTCGAATACGATCGGCGTATCACGGATTGGGAACTGCACAGAGGGTTCGAGCGATATTAA
- a CDS encoding DUF7662 domain-containing protein, producing MSKYAPLKEFLVAQNADRVPMSFDEIESVLSLPLPASKRYPAWWSNNPSNNPMTREWLEAGFETESVNVGTGKLVFRRVRKMPTGDAAPAVRTHRHPGFGFMKGLIAIEAGFDVTKPFDDEPWDRGYLGGETQAQHGKHMMRK from the coding sequence ATGTCCAAATATGCGCCGCTGAAGGAATTTCTGGTCGCCCAGAATGCCGACCGTGTGCCTATGTCGTTCGATGAGATCGAGAGCGTGCTTAGTCTGCCGTTGCCGGCATCGAAGCGATACCCCGCGTGGTGGAGCAACAATCCGAGCAACAATCCCATGACCAGGGAGTGGCTCGAGGCCGGATTCGAGACCGAATCCGTCAACGTAGGCACTGGCAAGCTTGTCTTTCGCCGCGTTCGCAAGATGCCGACCGGTGACGCCGCACCCGCTGTGCGTACGCACCGTCACCCTGGATTTGGTTTCATGAAGGGCTTGATAGCTATCGAGGCCGGGTTTGATGTCACCAAACCGTTCGATGATGAGCCTTGGGATCGGGGTTATCTGGGCGGTGAAACTCAGGCGCAGCATGGCAAACACATGATGCGCAAATGA
- a CDS encoding type II toxin-antitoxin system VapC family toxin: MSEEPSLLLDTCAMIFIANDSKIDPQASQEISDAAYDGRLYLSPMSAWEIGIGVAKGRLNLPIAPLDFVERFIERMSAKLSAISPAILIASSNLPGSPHGDPMDRILIATARALDMVLVTRDEPILRYSRNGHLRTLAC, encoded by the coding sequence ATGAGTGAAGAGCCGAGCCTGCTGCTGGACACGTGCGCGATGATCTTCATTGCAAACGACAGCAAAATCGACCCTCAGGCAAGCCAGGAGATTTCCGACGCGGCCTATGATGGCCGCCTCTATCTCTCGCCGATGTCAGCATGGGAGATCGGCATCGGTGTGGCCAAGGGCCGGCTCAACTTGCCCATAGCGCCGCTCGATTTCGTAGAGCGGTTCATTGAGCGCATGTCCGCAAAACTCAGCGCGATTTCGCCGGCCATTCTGATCGCGTCTTCCAACTTGCCGGGTTCGCCCCATGGCGATCCTATGGATCGAATACTGATTGCCACTGCAAGGGCCTTGGACATGGTTCTTGTGACGCGAGACGAGCCCATCCTTCGCTACAGCCGCAACGGACATCTGCGTACATTAGCCTGCTAA
- a CDS encoding aldehyde dehydrogenase family protein, which produces MEHLLETVKLKSPIDGSIYAERPVATDQAINAAVERAKAAQKKWAQSPIVERGKYMLAMLEALVAMTDEIVPEIAWQMGRPVRYGGEFGGVKERTNYMVEIAEAALKSVPASNPKDGFRRYVKKDPLGVVMVIAPWNYPYLTAVNTIVPALMAGNAVILKHAAQTLLVGERFQQAFDKAGLPKGVFQNVVLNHAQTEKLLGSGKIDHVNFTGSVAGGRAIEKAAAGTFMTLGLELGGKDPAYVLPDAKMDHAVANLVDGAFFNSGQCCCGIERVYVHEKVYDEFVEGFIAETRNYVVGDPLEQATTMGPMAQARFADLIREQKAEALRKGAKAHIDMKVASDKAGSPYLAPEVLTQVDHQMSVMREESFGPIVGIMKVRNDEEAIALMNDSPYGLTASIWTRDIEHAVAIGDRVETGTVFMNRCDYLDPALVWTGVKDTGKGVALSALGYDNLTRPKSFHLREAI; this is translated from the coding sequence ATGGAGCACCTTTTGGAAACCGTAAAACTCAAATCCCCCATCGACGGCTCGATCTATGCGGAGCGGCCGGTCGCTACCGACCAGGCGATCAACGCCGCGGTCGAGCGTGCCAAGGCGGCGCAGAAGAAGTGGGCGCAGTCGCCGATCGTCGAGCGCGGCAAGTACATGCTGGCGATGCTGGAAGCACTGGTCGCGATGACCGACGAGATCGTGCCGGAGATCGCCTGGCAGATGGGGCGTCCCGTTCGTTATGGCGGTGAGTTCGGCGGCGTCAAGGAGCGTACCAACTACATGGTCGAGATCGCGGAAGCGGCGCTCAAGTCCGTGCCGGCCTCCAACCCGAAGGACGGCTTCCGGCGCTATGTGAAGAAGGATCCGCTTGGGGTGGTCATGGTGATCGCGCCATGGAACTATCCCTATCTGACAGCGGTCAACACCATCGTACCGGCGCTGATGGCCGGCAACGCTGTCATCCTGAAACATGCCGCGCAGACGTTGCTGGTCGGCGAGCGCTTTCAACAGGCTTTCGACAAGGCCGGCCTGCCAAAGGGCGTGTTCCAGAATGTCGTGCTCAACCATGCACAGACGGAAAAACTGCTGGGTTCCGGCAAGATCGACCATGTCAATTTCACCGGCTCGGTCGCTGGCGGCCGTGCTATCGAAAAGGCGGCGGCAGGCACCTTCATGACGCTTGGGCTCGAACTTGGTGGTAAGGATCCGGCCTATGTGCTGCCTGACGCCAAGATGGATCATGCCGTGGCCAATCTGGTCGACGGCGCCTTCTTCAATTCCGGCCAATGCTGCTGCGGCATCGAACGCGTCTATGTGCACGAGAAAGTCTATGACGAGTTCGTCGAAGGCTTCATCGCCGAGACCAGGAATTATGTCGTCGGCGATCCGCTGGAGCAGGCGACGACGATGGGACCGATGGCGCAGGCGCGCTTTGCCGACCTGATCCGCGAGCAGAAGGCCGAAGCGCTGCGCAAGGGTGCCAAGGCGCACATCGACATGAAGGTGGCTAGCGACAAGGCCGGCTCGCCCTACCTGGCGCCGGAAGTGCTGACGCAAGTCGACCACCAGATGAGCGTCATGCGTGAGGAAAGCTTTGGCCCGATCGTCGGCATCATGAAGGTGCGCAACGACGAGGAGGCGATCGCTTTGATGAACGACAGCCCCTACGGGCTGACGGCCTCGATCTGGACGCGCGACATCGAGCATGCGGTGGCGATCGGCGACCGCGTCGAGACCGGCACGGTGTTCATGAACCGCTGCGACTATCTCGATCCCGCGCTGGTCTGGACCGGCGTCAAGGACACCGGCAAGGGCGTTGCCCTGTCGGCGCTGGGCTATGACAATCTGACCCGGCCGAAATCCTTCCATCTGCGTGAAGCCATCTAA
- a CDS encoding iron-containing alcohol dehydrogenase: MSKLISKWNYPTTVRFGAGRIKELPEVLAATGIKRPLFVTDPGLAKLPVVASTLRILDEAKVPYGVFSEVKPNPVESNLTAGIGVFKRGKHDGVIAFGGGSALDLGKLIAFQAGQVRPVWDFEDVGDWWTRANSDAIAPIIAVPTTAGTGSEVGRAGVITNEETHTKKVIFHPKLLPAIVIADPELSVGMPSFITAGTGMDALAHCLEAYCAPGYHPMADGIAVEGIRLVFENLPKAYANGKDLVARAHMMSAAAMGAAAFQKGLGAIHSLSHPIGALYDTHHGMTNAVFMPYVLAFNRDSIEERIARLAAYCGIKGGFDGFAKAVIKLRKELKVPHALPGLIKGLDMDKKRKGLIADMAVVDPTAGGNPVKLTKKAALTLLENAIAGTV; this comes from the coding sequence ATGTCCAAGCTCATCTCCAAATGGAACTACCCTACCACCGTTCGCTTCGGCGCCGGGCGCATCAAGGAACTGCCGGAGGTGCTCGCGGCCACCGGGATCAAGCGGCCGCTTTTCGTCACCGATCCGGGATTGGCGAAACTGCCGGTCGTCGCCTCGACGCTCAGGATTCTCGACGAGGCCAAGGTGCCCTATGGCGTGTTCTCCGAGGTGAAGCCGAACCCGGTCGAGTCCAACCTCACCGCCGGCATCGGGGTGTTCAAGAGGGGCAAGCATGACGGCGTCATCGCCTTCGGCGGCGGCTCGGCGCTCGACCTCGGCAAGCTGATCGCCTTCCAGGCCGGCCAAGTCAGGCCGGTCTGGGACTTCGAGGATGTCGGCGACTGGTGGACGCGCGCCAACTCTGACGCCATCGCGCCAATCATCGCTGTGCCGACCACCGCCGGCACCGGCTCGGAGGTCGGCCGCGCCGGCGTCATCACCAACGAGGAGACGCATACCAAGAAGGTCATTTTCCATCCGAAGTTGTTGCCGGCGATCGTCATCGCCGATCCGGAGCTTTCGGTCGGCATGCCTTCCTTCATCACCGCCGGCACCGGCATGGACGCGCTCGCCCATTGCCTCGAGGCCTATTGCGCGCCGGGCTACCATCCGATGGCCGACGGCATTGCCGTCGAAGGCATACGCCTGGTGTTCGAGAACCTGCCGAAGGCTTATGCCAATGGCAAAGATCTCGTCGCCCGCGCCCACATGATGAGCGCGGCCGCCATGGGCGCCGCGGCCTTCCAGAAGGGGCTGGGTGCCATCCACTCGCTGTCGCATCCGATCGGCGCGCTCTACGACACCCATCATGGCATGACCAATGCCGTGTTCATGCCATATGTGCTGGCCTTCAATCGCGACTCCATCGAGGAGCGTATCGCCCGGCTCGCCGCCTATTGCGGCATCAAGGGCGGTTTCGACGGCTTCGCCAAGGCTGTTATCAAGCTGCGCAAGGAGTTGAAGGTGCCGCACGCGCTGCCGGGCCTGATCAAGGGGCTCGACATGGACAAGAAGCGCAAGGGCCTGATCGCCGACATGGCGGTGGTCGATCCGACGGCCGGCGGCAACCCGGTCAAGCTGACCAAGAAGGCGGCGCTGACACTGCTCGAAAACGCCATCGCCGGGACGGTCTGA
- a CDS encoding ABC transporter substrate-binding protein: MFKFTGKVLSLSAATLMVSSVISSAASMDDLIKAAKAEGQLTTIALPHDWCGYGDVIAGFKAKYPEITVNELNPDAGSGDEVEAIKANKDNKGPQAPDVIDVGLSFGPTAKADGLLMPYKVSTWDSIPDSAKDADGAWYGDYYGVLSFMVNKDLIKESPKDWADLLKPEFANAVAVAGDPRASNQAIQAVYAAGLSGGAAAGEAAGTAGLDFFKKLNAAGNFVPVVGKPATLAQGQTPILINWDYNALAGRDTLKGNPPVDVIVPKTGVVAGVYVQAISAFAPHPNAAKLWMEYLYSDEGQIGWLKGYCHPIRFNDLAKNGKIPADVLAKLPPAESYASAAFPTLDEQGKAKETISKNWDAVVGANVK; this comes from the coding sequence ATGTTCAAATTCACGGGGAAAGTGCTTTCCCTTTCGGCCGCGACCCTGATGGTGTCGTCGGTGATTTCGTCCGCCGCTTCGATGGACGATCTCATCAAGGCCGCCAAGGCCGAAGGCCAGCTCACCACGATCGCCTTGCCGCATGACTGGTGCGGCTACGGCGACGTCATAGCCGGTTTCAAGGCGAAGTATCCGGAAATCACCGTCAACGAACTCAACCCCGACGCCGGCTCCGGCGACGAAGTCGAGGCGATCAAGGCCAACAAGGACAACAAGGGTCCGCAGGCTCCTGATGTCATCGACGTCGGCCTGTCCTTCGGCCCGACCGCCAAGGCCGATGGCCTGTTGATGCCATACAAGGTGTCGACCTGGGACTCGATCCCGGACAGCGCCAAGGATGCCGATGGCGCCTGGTACGGAGACTATTATGGCGTTCTCTCGTTCATGGTGAACAAGGACCTGATCAAGGAGTCGCCGAAGGACTGGGCCGATCTCCTCAAGCCCGAATTCGCCAACGCGGTCGCCGTTGCCGGCGATCCGCGCGCTTCGAACCAGGCCATCCAGGCCGTCTACGCCGCAGGCCTTTCCGGTGGCGCGGCTGCTGGTGAAGCCGCTGGCACCGCCGGCCTCGACTTCTTCAAGAAGCTCAACGCCGCCGGCAATTTCGTGCCGGTCGTCGGCAAGCCGGCAACGCTTGCCCAGGGCCAGACCCCGATCCTGATCAACTGGGACTACAACGCGCTCGCCGGTCGCGACACGCTGAAGGGCAACCCGCCCGTCGACGTCATCGTGCCGAAGACCGGCGTTGTCGCCGGCGTTTATGTGCAGGCGATCAGCGCGTTCGCGCCGCATCCGAATGCAGCCAAGCTGTGGATGGAATATCTCTATTCCGACGAAGGCCAGATCGGCTGGCTGAAGGGCTATTGCCACCCGATCCGCTTCAATGATCTTGCCAAGAACGGCAAGATCCCCGCGGACGTTCTGGCCAAGCTGCCGCCGGCGGAATCCTACGCCTCGGCCGCCTTCCCGACGCTCGACGAGCAGGGCAAGGCGAAGGAGACCATCAGCAAGAACTGGGACGCCGTTGTCGGCGCCAACGTCAAGTAA
- a CDS encoding ABC transporter permease: MTDLTLSNQSVTTKPAPPNEATTFRFPMQWIGVAPFFIFVLMFLILPTIYLVLGAFQNGDGQLTLDNILQLVSDPSISASYWVSIKISFWSAVIGAFAGLAIAIAIVRGGLPNWTRSAALTFSGVASNFAGLPLAFAFLATLGRVGIVTTLLRDVLNVNIYAMGFNFLTTSGLIAVYLFFQIPLMVVIIVPAIDGLKKEWGEAAATLGATQSQYWRMVVIPVLWPSFLGTVILLFANSFGAIATAYAFAGPALNIVPIKLYSQINGDVLHNPQLGYAIAFGMIVITGLANVFYIWFRTRSERWLK; the protein is encoded by the coding sequence ATGACCGATCTTACGCTTTCAAATCAGTCCGTCACCACCAAGCCCGCGCCGCCGAACGAGGCGACCACTTTCCGCTTTCCGATGCAGTGGATTGGCGTGGCGCCTTTCTTCATCTTTGTCCTGATGTTCCTGATCCTGCCGACGATCTATCTCGTCCTGGGCGCTTTCCAGAATGGCGACGGTCAGCTGACGCTTGATAATATACTGCAGCTGGTCAGCGATCCCTCGATCAGCGCTTCCTACTGGGTTTCGATCAAGATCAGTTTCTGGTCGGCTGTCATCGGTGCCTTTGCCGGGCTCGCGATTGCCATCGCCATCGTGCGCGGCGGGCTTCCCAACTGGACCCGCTCGGCGGCCCTGACTTTTTCGGGCGTCGCCTCGAATTTCGCCGGCCTGCCGCTGGCCTTCGCCTTCCTGGCGACCCTCGGCCGCGTCGGCATCGTCACGACGCTTCTGCGTGACGTTCTCAATGTCAACATCTACGCGATGGGCTTCAATTTCCTCACGACATCGGGTCTGATCGCGGTCTATCTGTTCTTTCAGATTCCGCTGATGGTGGTCATCATCGTGCCGGCCATCGACGGCTTGAAGAAGGAATGGGGCGAGGCCGCCGCCACGCTTGGGGCCACCCAGTCGCAGTATTGGCGCATGGTGGTCATCCCGGTCTTGTGGCCGAGCTTCCTCGGCACCGTTATCCTGTTGTTCGCCAATTCCTTCGGCGCCATCGCCACGGCTTATGCGTTTGCCGGCCCGGCACTCAACATCGTTCCCATCAAGCTCTATTCGCAGATCAATGGCGACGTGCTGCACAACCCGCAGCTCGGCTATGCCATCGCCTTCGGCATGATCGTCATCACGGGCTTGGCTAACGTCTTCTACATCTGGTTCCGGACCCGGTCCGAAAGGTGGCTCAAATGA
- a CDS encoding ABC transporter permease — protein MKSGKFWAWVVFIVGAAYFFIPLMATVEFSLRMRRGVHSFDAYQIVLGDARFQSTFLYSVVAAVFTIILGVLIVVPAAYWIRLRLPQLRPIVEFITLLPLVIPAIVIVFGYIRMYGSNSPLPFLGSNMGANALLVIGYATLALPYMYRAVDTGLRTIDVRTLTEAAQILGAGWGTIIGRVILPNVLIAVLSGAFLTFAIVIGEFTMASLLNRPAFGPYLQNVGANRAYEPAALAIIAFAITWGCMSLIQILSRFAPKSANRPN, from the coding sequence ATGAAGTCGGGCAAATTCTGGGCCTGGGTCGTCTTCATTGTCGGCGCGGCCTATTTCTTCATTCCGCTGATGGCGACTGTCGAGTTCTCGTTGCGCATGCGCCGCGGCGTCCATTCCTTCGATGCCTACCAGATCGTGCTGGGCGACGCTCGCTTCCAGTCGACCTTCCTGTATTCGGTGGTAGCGGCCGTCTTCACCATCATCCTCGGCGTGCTGATCGTGGTGCCTGCGGCATACTGGATCCGGCTGCGCCTGCCGCAGCTCAGGCCGATCGTCGAATTCATCACGCTGTTGCCGCTGGTCATTCCGGCCATCGTCATCGTGTTCGGCTATATCAGGATGTACGGCTCGAATTCCCCGCTGCCGTTCCTGGGCAGCAATATGGGCGCCAATGCGCTGCTGGTGATCGGCTATGCGACGCTGGCTCTGCCCTACATGTATCGCGCCGTCGATACGGGGCTGCGCACCATCGATGTGCGGACATTGACCGAAGCAGCGCAGATCCTGGGCGCCGGCTGGGGCACGATCATTGGCCGGGTGATCCTGCCCAATGTCCTGATCGCCGTGCTGTCGGGCGCCTTCCTGACCTTCGCCATCGTCATCGGCGAGTTCACCATGGCGAGCCTTCTCAACCGTCCGGCCTTTGGCCCGTATCTGCAAAACGTCGGCGCCAACCGCGCCTATGAACCGGCAGCCCTTGCCATCATCGCCTTCGCCATTACCTGGGGCTGCATGTCGCTCATCCAGATCCTGTCTCGCTTCGCGCCGAAATCGGCGAACCGCCCGAATTGA
- a CDS encoding ABC transporter ATP-binding protein translates to MAEPFLSIQHVRKSYGSNTVVQDFSLDVEPGEFVSFLGPSGCGKTTVLRMVAGFEEPSAGKIVVAGKDITRLKPNQRNVGMVFQAYALFPNLTVAQNIAFGLKVAGMPKADADKRVAEMLDMIRLPQMADRYPYQLSGGQQQRIALARAIAPKPKLLLLDEPLSALDAKVRVSLREEIRSIQKKLGITTIFVTHDQEEALSISDRIAVMYGGKAEQVATPFEIYNRPATKFVANFVGTLNVLEGKVTDAASGKVQVNTQEVSLKGKLNGSKSGDTLSLALRPEAISLGRQPGRDSSLTGEISEVHFLGSVIRVRVGIGGNTVSLDTFNNSATPPPAVGEKAEISFSSSDMLVLH, encoded by the coding sequence ATGGCCGAGCCATTCCTGTCCATCCAGCATGTGCGAAAGTCCTACGGGTCCAACACCGTGGTGCAGGATTTCAGCCTCGACGTCGAGCCGGGCGAGTTCGTCTCGTTCCTGGGGCCATCCGGATGCGGCAAGACGACGGTGCTGCGTATGGTCGCCGGCTTCGAGGAGCCGTCGGCCGGCAAGATCGTCGTCGCCGGCAAGGACATCACGCGGCTGAAGCCCAACCAGCGCAATGTCGGCATGGTGTTCCAGGCCTATGCGCTGTTCCCGAACCTCACCGTGGCGCAGAACATCGCTTTCGGGTTGAAGGTTGCCGGCATGCCGAAGGCCGACGCCGACAAGCGCGTCGCCGAGATGCTCGACATGATCAGACTGCCGCAGATGGCGGACCGCTATCCCTACCAGCTCTCCGGCGGCCAGCAGCAGCGCATCGCGCTGGCGCGCGCGATCGCGCCGAAGCCGAAGCTCCTGCTGCTCGACGAGCCGCTGTCGGCGCTGGACGCCAAGGTGCGCGTGTCGCTGCGCGAGGAAATCCGCTCGATCCAGAAGAAGCTCGGCATCACCACCATCTTCGTGACCCATGACCAGGAAGAGGCGCTGTCGATCTCCGACCGCATCGCCGTCATGTATGGCGGCAAGGCCGAGCAGGTCGCGACGCCGTTCGAAATCTACAACCGGCCGGCGACCAAGTTCGTCGCCAATTTCGTCGGCACGCTGAACGTGCTCGAAGGCAAGGTCACCGACGCCGCCTCCGGCAAGGTGCAGGTCAATACGCAGGAAGTCTCGCTCAAGGGCAAGCTCAACGGCTCGAAGTCCGGCGACACGCTGTCTCTGGCGCTGCGGCCCGAGGCGATTTCGCTCGGCCGCCAGCCCGGCCGCGACTCCAGCCTGACCGGAGAGATTTCCGAAGTGCACTTCCTCGGCTCGGTTATCCGGGTCCGTGTCGGCATCGGCGGCAACACGGTGTCGCTCGACACGTTCAACAACTCCGCCACCCCGCCGCCCGCAGTCGGGGAGAAAGCCGAGATTTCGTTCTCGTCGAGCGATATGCTGGTGCTGCACTAG